The window TTCAGTTGCTTCtcaaatacattgagggagtcagcagtacggatggaggtgggcagccagTTCCAACAACTCGGAATTACACAAGAGTCTGAATTGAGACTTATAGCTGACTATTTATGGCTTATAATTTAGACTTATAACTGAATTGAGACTTATAACTGAATACTTATACAGTAATTGAGACTTATAACTGAATATTTATAACTTATAATTGAGACTTATAACTGAATTGAGACTTATAACTGAATATTTATGACTTATAATTTAGACATAACTGAATTGAGACTTATAACTGAATATTTATAACTTATAATTGAGACTTATAACTGAATTGAGACTTATAACTGAATACTTATAATTGAGACTTACTGTATAACTGAATATTTATAACATAATTGAGACTTATAACTGAATACTTATACAGTAATTCAGACTTATAGCTGAATATTTATAACTTAAATTTAGACTATATTTATAACATAATTGAGACTTATAACTGAATACTTATACAGTAATTGAGACATTCTCACCACTGatagcaaaactaaaaatattgtatatcaagaggcccttggatacaaaagctatcaatataaattcttctcaatacaaattattactttttttttacattttttattgatttttagagtttgttctgtttcactactatgtgggtggagtcACAGGGGACAGTTAGTAAATTATAGTGAGACTTATATCTGAattgagacttgatgccacatagaggtggcatcaccagatgttgTTCCCTGGTAGACCTGAGTGGACGAGAAGGCCACTCCATAGAGAATACAAGCAGACAGTGCTGGTAGAGATCTAGCAACAAACAGTGAATTTTCGTAAACATAGACTGTAAATATAGTCAAACTGTCCCTAAGTAAGGCATCAAGCAGCAGCAATCAGTTGAAAGAGCTTCATTCAGTGAACGACAAGTTGGTTTGAACCAAAATCTGCAACTGCTTACAGTTTGAgttcattcaaaaataaacaagttcAAGAATGTGTGCTTGCCGTAACATTCAGGTGGGTTCGAGGGCAGTGCAGACACTGTAGCCTTCGATCAACTGAGTTCAGTAGGTGGGTTCTGTAACCTTCTTAGTCTTTTTTAGGATTGCAGAGGCCAAAGGTTATGTTAGGTTAGGTTATTATCCACATCCTTATGTCAAGGTGTACCATCTGCGTGTGGGATCTGAACTGACTGATCCTCAAAGTGCATCTGAATTTGATCCAACTGTGTCATAAATCCAAAAGGAAaggcaaaaatcaacaaaaatccttatttatgtatttacttatttatgtaaaaaataaataaaacaatttaaaattaaaagtcaaaataaaaaatgaaaacacatgtaTGGGTGTCTCTGGCTCTTGTTCACTAGTGACGGGAAAAAGGGAGTAGGAGGTTGACAAGCGTAACTGAGCATCTTCCGAATTCATGTCAGACTTGGTGAAGAGTCCCTTGATTTACAGATTGATCTACGTTTCTGATCTCACCTATGCTCATGAGCTTTGgttagtgaccaaaagaacttgATCACGGATACAAGTGTCAGAAATTAGTTTCCTTCGCATGCTGTCTGTCTCACACCCTTAGAGACAGAGTGAGAAGCAGACCTTTGAGAGGAACTCAAGGTAGAGCTGCTGGTCCTCTGCATGGAAAGGCGCCTGTTCAGGTGGTTTGGTGACCTGATAAGGATGGGGAGGAGACCTCAGGGAAGACCAAGGACActctggagagattatatctatTGACTGGCCTGGAAACGCCTCAGTATCCCCCCAGAGAAGTTGAAGAAGGTGTCAGGAAAAAAGATGTCAAGGTATATTTCCTTAGACTGCTATTCTTGTGACCTGGACCCAGATAAGCCAcaaaaatttggatgtgagcaCCAGTAGGCTTTGTGCCTTAGGAACCAAGTTTCCCGAACTGTtctttaacatttcagtaattgttTACTGCACTGAAGCTgacctttctgatcataaaataggtcattacgatagcaattgacgagacgaattcataattaattgcagaattacggtatttgatgGTTCCATTAGAGTGCCTTCTTCTTTTGCCCAATTtcgctcaaaaactaatcagcacatcgacATCTcttaacaggcttaagtttcgagtttggcatttttccgtccagccattttagctatCATGAAGAAACtgagacacagagacagacacacacccatcatcaagatagcAATGTTTTCGGTTTAGTGGAACTCTCAAACATCGAGATCAGCTGAAAACCAgacaatttttgacaaatctaaagcttttgctcctccctcatagatgataggttatggtgggggaaggCGCAAAGCaaacgatggatggatggatggatggatggggatgTTAAAATACCTGAAGAGCCTGATTGTGGATTCATCATTAAAAAGACCCAACACTTCATGTTCTCTTTATCACccaatccatttttttcttttctcttaggTCGGACTCATGTCAGGAACCATCATTCTCTTAACGGGCCTGATAGTCATCGCAGTTGGCTATGTCGTACCACCAAAGATTGAAGCCTTTGGGGAAGATGAATTACTTTTCATCGACAGTCATGCAATCCAGTTTAACAAGGCTCTAGACATCTGCAAGCTTGTCGGGGCCATTCTGTTCTGCGTTGGAGGAACCCTGATGGCAATCTGCCTTCTGATGTCTGCCTTTGCTAAAAGCTACTCTAAAGAGGAGACTTATCTGCAGCAAAAGTTTAAGGAGAGAATAGCGGAACTGCAAGCATCGGCGCACCCAATTACCAAGGCACCCACACCCGGAGAGAGCCGAATCCCCGTCACCCTCTCCAAGGTGCAAAATGTCCAACCTCCTCCTGAGACCTGATGTTAAATGTTGATGTCAGTGGCAAATTGTTTTTCCAAAGGTTAGCCCCCTACGATTGAGTAGAAAGGAAAGTGGcagaagaaaaattaataaattatcatTTATTCATGTGCACTTAACTTTTCAACGAGCTCTAATTTATCACAATATCACTGGTCAGatgctggtcttctgttggtcatttttaaaagaatttcagcaatgcGCATTTGATGTGGTTTCACAGAAGTGACAAGTTCCTTACTTAAGAAGATGGCTCTTACATATTACATTATGTGTTTCATATCTTCATATAGGAAACATGGTTGTAAAATGGTGTGGCCTCATAGCCCCAAAGCCCAAAAAGCTGTGAATAGACTAACCCTCATGAATTTGAGCTACATTAAACagaaatggatgggtggaaggatggatggatagtcatcTCTTCTGGTTTGACATCAGTGATAGTCAATTATTTCATTCTTATCTATACAGTTAATACATATAGTTATTGCagaccatgccacgttcaaagtgaTTTAATCCAATTTACGGTTGCAGGGAGTGAACATATCCTGGCAGAACTGGGCAGCACTTGGCACAAAGAAATTCATAAAAGAATACCAGTCTATAGCAGGAAACACTGATACCCACACTCAAAATGAAACCAAGTTGTAGGTGCCAATTCTTTTAGCAGTCATATTTTTGGGATATGGGATAAAACCAGGAGTACTGGTGAAAAGTTCATGAAGACATGGGGACATAGGGAATGGAAGATGCTGAATATATGAGGCAGTAGCCCAACCACTATGATAtccatattatatataatatgttgtgtgtggtaattatataattatatccatattatatataatatgttgtgtgtggtaattatataattatatccatattatatataatatgttgtgtgtggtaattatataattatatccatattatatacagtataatatggatataattatataattaccaCACACAACTTAGTTTATTTACAATTCAGCGCACAAATCACCAAGACACAAGGCTCACCAAACCCAACACAGTCCCTTCTCTGCCGCCAGTCCATCTGCctccagtcctcctcctcctccttctcctgactctagctcttgagtggtggtgactggctccttttatagggcacccgaaAGGACTCTAGGTGCCCAACGAGCtgcttccgggtgtggcagaagtgctctcaaatagggccctgcaaatgtccaggtgccccctggtgttAGCCATGGGCACCAGCAGGgatgagcttccatgctcataaCCTGTGGCCCTACTGGGAGCCAAGGGGACTTCCCTCTGACAGTCCAGGGGAGAAACGGTCTTGAAAATAcactctcccccagtccttccatggtCGGGGCTGGGTAAGGGCCCCAGcagtctgccactatatatatatatatatatatatatatatatatatatatatatatatatatatatataacttgatACAGACAAGCTAGgtagctagagcctatcccagctaatatagggcacaaggcagaaacaaatcctggaTAGGGCACCATTTCATCgcatcacaggacaaacacacacacgtttcatcaattcacctaacctgcatatctttggacagtgggagagcCCTGGAGCACctgcaggaaacccacacagacacggagagatcatgcaaacaccatgcagggaggacccaacaTGCAAAGCCAGGTCTCTCTACTGCAAGAaagtagtgctaccactgtgccaccatgccaccctatacATGTACATATCAACTGTCATTTTGACGTTGAACCAGTTGGTCATAGTGAAGAGGCTCTCCATTTATCGGTCGTTTTACATTCCTAACTTCACCAATAGTCATGAGatttgggtagtgactgaaagaactcgATCATGGGTACAATTTGATAGACACAAAGTATATAAACTGCACAATATTTGCCACAGTTGAcccaattaattatttttcatttcattacttTAGTAACAGATAACAAAGAGATTGAGTGTTGCTAATTGAGTTGAATTTGTGAGAGGGGGTTCCCTAACCCCTCTCACCTTTACAATGTCTTCGACTGCTAACTCAAGTCTACACCTTCCGGGTCTTTCTTGACCCGATTCGACACCCTTTTTTAGGTGCCTTGGATGTGAGAGTTTTTACCCCAAACCTCTTTTATATTGATTAACCTGTAGTAGTGACAAGGTTTATAACATGTGGCATTACGGTGTTTGAATGGGATGTAAACCAACAGTCCCCTAAATGGAGAGTAAAATCCACTAAAGCAGATTGATGGATCGATAGATGATCGATCTTTATTTGTACCAAAGAGAAATTTAGCTTTGCTAGAAATATGGTGGGTCAAACTTaccaaaatatataatttattataataacaaaattccagaaatcttaaaaaacattttgaaatgtttctaaatgtttCATTCGGCTTGCCATACTCGAAGGACATGGCATTGTTCAAAATGTGCAGCAGctttacaaaaatgtgacattttgaaacTTTTTCGCTTATTGTATATTTAGGGCACTTTACTAAAACCCATCATATTTTGTTACTGAGCTGATGCCATTTAGATGATTATAAGGATTGTAAATAAACACCTAAATGCAGTGGAAAAATCCATTGAAGTCAATGGTGACCTGAAGGACATGGCAGTGTTCAAAATATGTAGCAGCtgacagggccatcttaacagcattataggcccccccgggcaaagcagtgcactgtggCCCCTACCAACACAACCGCTCACAGGAGTAAAAGTGTAAATGGttgataaaatgaaacatatatttattgtattggtacttccaacaaaatcagtgtttaaacattaaaaagatttattaacacaAACGTTTGAACgatataacatgagccttgaaaaacacaaaaatttcaccatataaatgatactcaattggaTAGCCATACGGAcggagatggcacagtatgaaattactatgaattatttctcattaatcaagtgttcaacacaaaatatttgtgaaatttctttgctGAGAGttgagttgaagtgacgttaacatATACGCTTTTACGTGGTGTAGTGAGTGAGATTcgtacacacacaggcacgtgaggttgcagaggtgaccgtgatactaaatcagaggcgaatgccaatgtccatttgtaacacaataacaaatatttatagtttaactctttgagggctgaatattttttccaaaaaacagtttctgaaaagcaatggtttcacacagaaatcaacataaaacgtctgttgctgcatgcagcggctgccagtttgccaagaatgggcagcaggcttgctgccaggctctCTTCGCGTGTctgcggcagcagcagcagtagtcaCGGCTGCAGTGCATtgtaatctggtttctacctcttatcattgttaagtggcagtcgtCCTGGCGAACATTGCCAGTAcaatgattagctggggaccagtcagctgaagctggaaccctCACATTTgctttcgatcacttgtatcaaaattggagtccagcaagtcatagtccagttttGAGACAATTGGCAAAACttcatccacggagtattttgctttatgcatttgtttatgtcagtgccatttttgctcttgtttgcaccttactactcacATGAGTGCtggaaatctcagtcaaaccaatgaagctaccTTTCCTTCTACCAACCAGAGTCCAACtgaaacataacggttggttttgtcacactttacagttgattaccatcagcaactcctccttttgacaaaagtcaacatcagccctgaaagactTAATATAGAATAGTATTagtttattgacagcaagtcgcAGCATACATAGATTAGCGTGGAGCCCTATGCTCgtgcaactgcccagcatgcccatgcgttaaTATGGCCCTGGCAGCTGCACAGAAGTGTGCCATTTGTAAACTGCTTTGGTT is drawn from Polypterus senegalus isolate Bchr_013 chromosome 15, ASM1683550v1, whole genome shotgun sequence and contains these coding sequences:
- the nrsn1 gene encoding neurensin-1 translates to MRSCSEICASEKVEHAHSAAEGNYRRYGVRSYLHQFYEDCTASIWEHDEDFQIQRSPSRWSSVLWKVGLMSGTIILLTGLIVIAVGYVVPPKIEAFGEDELLFIDSHAIQFNKALDICKLVGAILFCVGGTLMAICLLMSAFAKSYSKEETYLQQKFKERIAELQASAHPITKAPTPGESRIPVTLSKVQNVQPPPET